In one window of Nakamurella alba DNA:
- a CDS encoding serine hydrolase domain-containing protein, protein MAIDGSRIDEVLAAAVDSGAVPHVAAIAADRDGILYEGGAGARINGEDSTPVTTSTQFRIMSMTKMVCTVTALQLMEQGSLDLDAPVERYCPAFGDLQVLDGWDGDVPKLRAPATRATVKQLITHTSGLTYWFWNADMVRYEAVSGIPNVVPGSAEAFRAPLVCDPGTRFEYGINTDWLGKVVESVTGKGLDVVVKEGVTGPLGMGDTMFRLDPDRTANAVTVHTPGSDGGWVSAGEILNQEPDWWAGGHGLYSTPRDYIRFERALLRGGELDGARILSRETVDAAFSNQIGDLDVPEVIETADPPITDSMRIGPGWKWGYGLLLNTQDLPGRRRAWTGAWAGLFNTHFFVDRTTGICASIYTNSLPFITEHQAWKLYGDFEDALYASL, encoded by the coding sequence ATGGCGATCGACGGCAGCAGGATCGACGAGGTTCTCGCGGCAGCGGTGGACTCGGGGGCGGTACCGCACGTCGCGGCGATCGCGGCGGACCGCGACGGCATCCTGTACGAAGGCGGGGCCGGCGCCCGGATCAACGGCGAGGACAGCACACCGGTCACGACGAGCACCCAGTTCCGGATCATGTCGATGACCAAGATGGTCTGTACCGTCACGGCTCTCCAGTTGATGGAGCAGGGCTCGCTGGACCTCGACGCACCGGTCGAGCGCTACTGCCCCGCGTTCGGAGACCTGCAGGTGCTGGACGGCTGGGACGGGGACGTGCCGAAACTCCGGGCACCCGCGACCAGGGCGACGGTCAAGCAGCTGATCACCCACACCTCCGGCCTGACCTACTGGTTCTGGAACGCCGACATGGTGAGATATGAAGCGGTCAGCGGTATCCCGAACGTCGTGCCGGGCTCCGCCGAGGCGTTCAGGGCGCCGTTGGTGTGCGACCCGGGGACCAGGTTCGAGTACGGCATCAACACCGACTGGCTCGGCAAGGTGGTGGAGTCCGTGACCGGCAAGGGCCTGGACGTGGTGGTCAAGGAAGGCGTGACCGGACCACTCGGCATGGGGGACACCATGTTCCGGCTCGATCCGGACCGGACTGCGAACGCAGTCACGGTGCACACCCCCGGTTCGGACGGTGGGTGGGTGTCGGCCGGCGAGATCCTCAACCAGGAGCCGGACTGGTGGGCAGGCGGGCACGGCCTGTACTCGACACCCCGGGACTACATCCGCTTCGAGCGGGCGCTGCTCCGCGGCGGAGAACTCGACGGGGCGCGGATCCTGAGCCGGGAGACCGTCGATGCTGCCTTCTCCAACCAGATCGGGGATCTGGACGTCCCGGAGGTGATCGAGACCGCCGACCCGCCGATCACCGACTCGATGCGGATCGGGCCGGGATGGAAATGGGGCTACGGGCTGCTGCTCAACACCCAGGACCTGCCCGGCCGGCGCCGGGCCTGGACCGGCGCCTGGGCGGGCCTGTTCAACACGCACTTCTTCGTCGACAGGACCACCGGCATCTGCGCGTCGATCTACACCAACAGCCTGCCTTTCATCACCGAGCACCAGGCCTGGAAGCTGTACGGCGACTTCGAGGACGCGCTCTACGCCTCGCTCTGA